One Calditrichota bacterium DNA window includes the following coding sequences:
- a CDS encoding 2-oxoacid:acceptor oxidoreductase family protein: protein MRTEIRVSGYGGQGVILAGYIIGKATAIFEKKHATLTQSFGPEARGSACSAQVICSDEPIHYPYIRRPNILIAMSQEAYTKFEPELDPQGLLLIDEDLVKAKPPRDQIRMFAVPATRLAEQLGRRIVLNIVMLGFFTAVAGAVSKEAMEKAVLSSIPKGTEEINRKAFETGYDYGVKLLASLPQEQAASSAPKKKTRSRAAAKG, encoded by the coding sequence ATGCGCACAGAGATCCGGGTGTCAGGTTACGGTGGCCAGGGGGTGATCCTCGCCGGCTACATCATCGGCAAGGCCACGGCCATTTTCGAGAAGAAGCACGCGACATTGACGCAGAGTTTTGGGCCAGAAGCGCGAGGCAGTGCCTGCAGTGCGCAGGTGATCTGTTCCGACGAGCCGATTCACTATCCGTACATCCGCAGGCCTAATATTCTCATCGCCATGTCGCAGGAGGCCTACACCAAGTTCGAGCCGGAATTGGACCCCCAGGGCCTGTTGCTCATCGACGAAGACCTGGTGAAGGCCAAGCCGCCGCGCGACCAGATCCGCATGTTCGCGGTACCGGCCACGCGGCTGGCCGAGCAACTGGGGCGACGAATCGTGCTGAACATCGTCATGTTAGGCTTCTTCACTGCCGTGGCAGGCGCGGTGAGCAAGGAGGCCATGGAGAAGGCGGTGCTCAGTTCGATTCCCAAGGGCACTGAGGAGATCAACCGCAAGGCGTTCGAGACCGGGTACGACTACGGGGTGAAGTTGTTGGCCAGCCTGCCCCAGGAACAGGCGGCGAGCAGCGCCCCGAAGAAAAAGACCAGGAGTAGAGCCGCGGCCAAAGGGTAG
- a CDS encoding 4Fe-4S dicluster domain-containing protein, producing the protein MPTISFAFRDKLNAVIGGELHSYCFQCGACVGDCPAARYSPRFNPRLIMLKCIMGVAEELLAPDSIIWLCTNCYNCYERCPQDVRPVEVIIALKNLARAQQHAPQKVEAMVNSVKAQGLTATVTSATERIRTELGLLPLPPVPVEELKELM; encoded by the coding sequence ATGCCCACGATCTCTTTCGCGTTTCGCGACAAGCTCAATGCCGTCATCGGCGGCGAGCTGCACAGCTACTGCTTCCAGTGCGGAGCTTGTGTGGGGGACTGCCCGGCGGCGCGCTATTCGCCGCGCTTCAATCCGCGCCTCATCATGCTGAAGTGCATCATGGGGGTTGCAGAGGAACTTCTCGCCCCGGACTCGATCATCTGGTTGTGCACCAACTGCTACAACTGCTACGAACGCTGTCCCCAAGATGTGCGGCCGGTGGAGGTGATCATCGCCTTGAAGAACTTGGCGCGCGCCCAGCAACACGCGCCCCAGAAGGTCGAGGCGATGGTGAACAGCGTCAAGGCGCAGGGACTGACGGCGACCGTGACCAGCGCCACCGAGCGCATTCGCACCGAATTGGGGTTGTTACCCCTGCCGCCAGTGCCGGTAGAGGAATTGAAAGAGTTGATGTAG